The nucleotide window ATGAAATATTCGACAGGGTGCCCAACCTGAAAAATTTTCAGAAAACCTCTGTTGATCTGCCATTCGACAGTCCGCTCTTACCACCGAGCATCATGGCGCATCTGAAGGATGTCCGTGAAAACCGTATCATGGAGCATTAGCACCATGTCCGGAAATGAACAGGGTCTGTTTTGAAATCGCACATTTCTCTGAAAAGATGAATTTTAAAAAGCTGATTTTCATTAGCTTGTATTATGGCATTATCTTTTTTATGGTATGATCCGCGCACCCGTCATCATTTTTAATGACAGGTATAAATCAACCAGTAAATGATCAGGAACTATTTTAAAATAGCAGTAAGGAACCTTTGGAGAAACAAGGGTTTTTCCGCCATCAACATCTTCGGTCTGGCGATAGGACTGGCCACTTGTCTGCTGATAACATTGTTTATCATTGATGAGCTGAGCTACGACCGGTCCAATAAAAAGGCAGATCGTATTTACCGCGTAAACGCAGATTTTCTCCTTAACGGAAATGCTTTCCGCGAAAGATACACGCCTGCCCAGCTGGGGGCCACTATGAAAAAAGATTTTCCGGGTATAGAAAACTATGTGCGCCTGCGGGGCTTCGGCGACCGCAGCATCCTCATCAAAAAAGGCAATGAAACACAGATGGAGAAAAATGCCGGATTTGCAGACTCCACCATCTTCGATGTTTTTACCCTCCCGCTGATCGCAGGTGATGCTAAAACAGCACTTGCACGTCCCTTTACAATGGTCATCTCCAAAAAAATGGCCATGAAGTATTTTGGTACTACCAGTGCTGTGGGACAAATACTGCATGTGGACAATACAGATGATTATCAGGTAACGGGGGTAATGGAAGATATGCCGGCCGCTTCGCATATGCATTTTGATTTTATCAAAGCGATGGCAGGTTTGCCGGACAGTCGCAATACCAGCTGGATGGCGGATAACTACGATACCTATCTGCTGGTACGGCCTGATATCAGCGAGGCTACTATCAATAGTTACCTGAAAACACTCACACAAAACTATATGGATGGCCCGCTCAGGAAAATGACGGGTAGCAGTATTGCTGAGGTAGAACGCAGTGGTGGCCACTTCCGCTATGATGTGTTTCCGCTCACTAAAATCCACCTGTATTCTCCTTTCACGAATGAAGTGGAGCCTACCGGTAACATCCAGTATATATACATCTTTGGGGTGGTGGCTGTGTTTATTCTGCTTATGGCCTGCGTCAATTTCATGAACCTGTCTACTGCCCGTTCTGCCGGCCGTTCCAAAGAGGTAGGTGTGCGAAAGGTACTCGGTTCACAGCGCAGGAACCTGGTTACCCAGTTTCTGACTGAGTCAGTGCTCACAAGTATGATTGCACTGCTGTTTGCAATAGGGCTGGCCTGGGCGTTGCTGCCTTACCTCAATCAGGTGGCAGGCAAAACGATTACTGTAGCATTGTTATTCAACAGGTGGTTGTTACCGGGTATGTTGCTAACCATCGTTATAGTTGGGCTGCTCGCAGGTTCTTATCCGGCGCTCTTTCTTTCTTCCTTCGAACCGGTGAAGGTGCTGAAAGGAAAGTTGTCAACAGGATTCAGAGGAGGCTGGCTCCGCAACAGTCTGCTGGTATTCCAGTTTTCTACCGCGGTAGTCCTCATTGTGGGCACGTTGGTGATCTACAGCCAGCTGAATTATATCCGCAACAAAAAACTGGGCTATAGCCGGGAGCAGGTGGTGGTGCTGCAAAATACCCAATCACTCTGGGTGCATGCCGCGGCTTTTAAACAGGAAATACTGCAGCTGCCAGGCGTAAAAGCCGGTACTATGGCTGATGTGCTGCCTGTTTCATCTATTATGAACACCAGCATCTATTCCAGAGATGCGGCTGGTAGCGCCGGTCAGGTGCTGGGTCTTTTTGAATGGAACGTAGATGCCGATTATATCAATACGCTGGGCATGCAGATTGCAAAGGGCCGGAACTTTTCGCCGGATATGCCATCAGACAGCAATGCGCTCCTGGTCAATGAAACAGCCGCCAGATTGCTGGGCTTCACCGACCTCGAAAACCGTTTCCTCTATCCCAACTACGACGGATATAAACCACTGAAAGTGATCGGTATCATCCGGGATTTTAACAGTGGTTCGTTACGCAAGAAAATACCACCGATTGTGATGAGGCTGGCTCACCGGCCCAACTGCATGGCTTTCCGCATCAGTACAGATAATATTACAGCACTGATGAGCAAAGTGGAAAATAAGTTCCATAACATGCCAGGCATGGATGGACAGCCTTTCCGGTATACTTTCCTGGATGACGATTTTAACCGCTTGTATCAGGCAGAGCAACGCACCGGTAAAATATTTGTTTCCTTTACCTGTTTCGCTATCCTGATCTCCTGTCTGGGGCTGTTTGGGCTGGTAACCTACGCAGTTGAACAACGTACCCGGGAAATCAGTATCCGCAAGGTACTGGGTGCCAGTGTAACCGGTATTGTAGCCCTGCTCTCCAAAGACTTCCTGAAACTGGTGGTGGTAGCTATCGTAGTAGCGTCTCCGTTAGCCTGGTTTATAATGGACCGCTGGCTGCAGGACTTCGCCTACCGTATCCACATTGGCTGGTGGGTATTCGTGATCACCGCTGTACTGGCTGTACTGATCACTATTCTGACGATCTGCCTGCAGGCGATAAAGGCTGCCAGGGCTAATCCGGCGGTAACACTGCGCTGAGATTGTTTTTGTATATTTAGCTTATGACGCTAATACTCAGATGGACGGGTTGTCTTTTTTTATTGCTGATGACAACCCGTAGCTATGCACAACCTGTTACGCCGGAAGACTATAACCTTAAAGCCTGTACGCTGCATCATCCTTCGTTGGGGGATATCCGTTATTATATCACCACCAGGGAGCTGCAAACCCGAAAGCCATTACTCATATTGCTGGAAGGCTCCGGCCACTTTCCACTGGCCGTTCTGGTAAAGGAGACGCACCGGATGGAAGTGATGAACACCTTTGACCAGGATATGCTGAAGATGGCCGATCACTTTCATGTGGTGATGATTGGTAAACCTGGCATCCCTTTCTGTGACACAATACAGGTTAACGGGGATACTGCCGGCCTGGAAATAATAGACAGTCTGTTGCCGATGCCGGCCACATACCGTCAACGCAGTAGCCTGACCTGGCGGGCGCAGGCTGCATCCGCTGTCATAGATGCCGTTTGTGCCAGGTTTCTGGTCAACCAGGCGCAGATCGTGGTATATGGATACTCTGAAGGAGCACAGGTAGCACCCAAAGTAGCCGTCATCAATAAAAAGGTAACACATTGCGCCAGTGTTTTTGGCGCGGGGCTCAACCAACTATACGACTTTATAATCGATGCCCGCCTGGAGGCGCTAAAAGGTCATATTACCTATGCTGCGGCGCAACAACGGGTTGATTCGCTCATGCAGGTGTTTGCCGATATCTATCGGCACCCGGGTGATACCCGGAAAGAGTGGGAGGGGCATACTTACCAAAGATGGGCCGGTTATGGTACTGAGCTGCCTCTGCACAATTTCTCCAGGCTATCTATCCCGCTTTTTATCGCTGCCGGTATGCATGACCGGAATTCACTGGTCTATGGCCTGGATTATGTGCCGCTGGAATTTTTGCGCCTGGGAAAAACTAACCTGACCTATAAAGTATACCCTACGGATCATTTCTTCCGGAATACGATGGATTCCCAAGATACCATCCATTACAAACAGCAGATGTTGCAGGATCTGCTACAGTGGCTTAAAATGCCATCATCTCACTAATGACAAAATTATCAAGCGGCAAAAAAATCCCTGAAAATTATAAATAAGCGAATATTCACTTATTTTTGAATTACCAAACGTTGTAAAAAAATATGCGGACCCGGAATGCGGAAAAAGAGGAACTCGTCAAGAAAATGACGGTGCAGATGATCGTTGCCAATGGCGTCGAAAAATTTTCAGTCAACAGCCTCGCCAAGGCATGCGGGATCTCCGTTGCCACCTTGTATATCTATTACAAGGACAAAGACGACCTGATCGTTCAGGTGGCAATAGAAGAGGGGACACGTTTGATTGATGCGGCATTAAAAGATTTTGATCCGGAGCAGTCTTTTGAAACCGGCTTACGCAAACAATGGAAGAACAGGGCTGGTTATCTGATGGCTAATCCACTTTCTACACAGTTCATGGAAAAACTGCATATGTCCAGTTATGCGGAAAAGATATCAGCACACCTTGATGGACGGATTACGCATATTATGAAGCGGTTTGTAGAAAATGCGTTGGCACGAAAAGAAATGAAACCCATGCCCATTGAGACTTGGTGGTCGATCGCCTTTGGACCGCTTTATTCTTTGCTCCGTTTTCATCATCAGGGAAGCTTTATAGCAGGGAAGCCATTCTCCCTGAACGAGGAAATTCTTTGGCAAACGTTTGATGCCGTTATAAAAGCACTAAAACCTTAGATTAACATCCCTTATTCAACTATTGATTTACCATGCAAACAGATACTACCAAGGTGCCCTTTACGGGGTATCAGAAATTCGTCGTGTTCATACTGGCGATCACCCAGTTTACTGTGATCCTCGACTTTATGGTCATGTCGCCACTGGGTGACCTGCTGATGAAGTCCATGGACCTGAGTCCCAAACAGTTTGGTCTGGCTGTTTCGGCCTATGCTTTCAGCGCAGGAGCTTCCGGGCTGCTGACAGCGGGCTTTGCAGACCGTTTTGACCGTAAAAAACTGCTCACCTTTTTTTATGGTGGCTTTATCCTCGGTACTATTTTTTGTGGTATGGCTCATACGTATCCCTTACTGGTGGCCGCGCGTATCATCACCGGCCTTTTCGGCGGTGTGATCAGTTCCATCTCCATGGCCATCATCACCGACCTGTTTGATATTCATCACCGCGGTCGTGTGATGGGCTTTATCTCTATGGGATTTGGGGCCAGTCAGGTATTGGGTATTCCTATCAGTCTCTACTTCGCCAATCACTGGGGCTGGCAGCTGCCATTCTTGTTGGTGGCCGGCCTGGCACTGCTGGTGATGGTATTGATACAGGTGAAACTACAACCGGTAACACAGCACCTGCTCAACCAGCAAAAGACTTCTGTTTTTTCCCATCTGATAAAGACTTTTGTCAACAAGGAATATCGCATCGGATTTACCTGCACGGCCTTGTTGTCTATTGGCGGCTTCATGATGATGCCCTTCGGCAGTGCCTTTGCTGTCAATAACCTGGGCATGACCCAGGAACAGCTGCCACTGCTGTTTATGGTGTCCGGCATCACAGCCCTGATACTGTTGCCATTCGTGGGCAAGCTGTCCGACAGAATTGATAAGTTCATGGTATTTGCCGTGGCTGCAGTATGGATGATCTTCATTGCGCTGATCTATACCAATCTGGGACAAACCCCTTTGTGGCTGATCATCCTGCTGAATGTGCTGCTGATGATCGGTATCCTGAGCCGTACGGTTCCCTGCAACGCACTCACCAGTGCGGTGCCCCATATGGCCGACAGAGGCGCGTTTATGAGCATCAACTCATCCCTGCAGCAAATTGCAGGTGGTATCGCTGCCACCGTCGCAGGATTCATCGTGGTGCAGAAAAACAAACACAGTCCCCTCGAACACTATAACACCATTGGTTATCTGATGACAGTCCTGACGCTCATCAGTATCTGGATGGTATACCGTGTAAGCGAACTGGTGAAATCCAGGCTGCGCGCAGTAAAAGCTTAAATGAAAAACGGGTGCTCCGGCAAGGGGCACCCGTTTTCGTATATGGGGAATAGTTAGTAGATAAGTGTAAGTAATAGAGCCGCTAAGTATAACCCTATCCCATATACGGTATGGGCCATCAGGCTACGCATTCTGGCTACACCCGGTTTGGGTGTTTTGGATGCAGCAATACCAAGCCCCATGCCCGGCTGCATCAGGAAAAAAGGCGCTACCGTTGTTCCTATCCCAATAATTAATGCCGGCCCGATAGTAGGAGATACGGTCCATTGCTCGCCCCAGATCAGCACCAGCAGGATTGAAAAGGTAATACCGATCATATAATGCGCCATCCATCCGATGGCTGTTTCTCCCGGTACAGGCGTCGCTATCGCGATATTCTTGTGCATGTATTTCCCTTTGGCAAAATGTCCGATCCAGCGGCCCACGAAAGAAAAGTTGAGGGACGGTATGTTAAAAAATGTCTTCAGAAAGATAGCCCACAGGTCCATGATGATAGTTGCGCCAATGCCTATCAGAATAGCTTTAATAATCATTTCCATTTGTTGGTATTTTTAAAATAAAGTATTAAAAAGTTTCACCGGTTAATTCTCCGTTGATGGCAAATCCTGCCATGGAACCGGAATACACGGCAGTGGCAATAGAACGGAACGAAGAATTGTCGCCACAGGCAAAAACACCCGGCACACTGGTCCTACGCGATGCGTCTACTTTTATCAGGCCCTGTGGTATCAGTTCACACCCTAGCTGTTGATGAATATCAGCATGCTGTATAGCTTTAGGTCTGGTGTACGCCACCTGCAACGGATACCTGCTGCCGTCGGCCAGATACAACGCCTTTAACTGTCCACCCTGATGCTCAATCTGCGAGATGGTAGTTTCTACAATGCTGATCTGATTTTTTTGTATCCGCTGTAGCTGTTCGGCCGTCAGGGTGGATTTGCCATGAGTGAATACCGTGAGTTGTTTGCTCCAGTTGGATACCAGCTGCGCCAGCTCAAAGGCGGTGTCCCCATTGGCGATGATTCCCGTAGGCTGGTGACCGTATTCATATCCATGACAATAAGGACAGTGAATAATAGAAGTTCCCCAGCATGCCGAAAATCCTGCTATGTCCGGCAATACATCCTTAACACCGCTGGCCAGCAAAAGTTTTTTACCGGTAAATTGATGTCCTTGTTGTGTTTGAATGACGAAACCATTACTGGTGGCGCTGCCGCTGATAGCCAGGCCATCATAAAAAGTAACGTTTTTGTAGGCTGCTACCTGCTGTCTGGCTTTGTTAAGGATTACTGCCGGCTTTTCTCCATCCTGTGTGAGGAAGTTATGAGATGCCGGCGCCTGTTTGTTGCAGGGTTGACCACTGTCAATCACCAACACTTTCCGGAAGGCCCGTCCCAGGGTCAGTGCGGCCGACAGTCCTGCATAACTGCCGCCAATGATAATGGTATCAAAAACTGCTGTTTCCGGTTTAGTTCCGGCCGGAGCAAATGATACCAGGGCGCCAGGCAGGGCTGATAAAGAAAGCAGTATGCCACTCTGTGAAATAAACTTTCGTCTTGTAATCATAATATTGTATTTCGAACACTGATATTAGTTCCGAACGGTGTTCGGTTTTTTGAGACAAAAAAATGGAATATTCTTCCATTAAATCAGGTCAGCTATGGTGGCCGGATACCATAAAAAAATAGCTCCGGTGACCACCCGTTGGATTCCCGCTAAAAAATTGTATTACTTGTGTTTGGCATGGATAATCGCAGCCATCGCATGCTCAAGTATCTTGTGGTTGACCTCCTTGCCCAGCTTTTCATTGACAATGTTGATGGATACAAGGCCATGTACAGTAGCCCACAGTGCATAGTATTTATTGACTACGGCCTCATCGCTGGCAGCAGAGCCGGGGATCAGGCCGGTAATGGCCGCTGTAAACAGCTGACGGGGAAGGTCTATATTCCTGATTTCGCCCTCCGGCTTTGGGCAGCTCACCTGTATGCCATACATCAGTTTGTACAGCTCTTTATGCCGGAATGCGAAGTTCCAGTAGGCCAGCCACATGGCGTTCACTTTTTCAGCCGCTGCAGTATGGCTGGCTCCGGCTTTTTTAACGGCATTGGCCAGCAGGGTATAACCTTGCCCTGTCAACTCCGCCAGGATGGTATCTTTGTTGGCAAAGTATTCGTAGATAGTGGCGGCAGCATATTCAATACGGTCTGCTATTTTGCGCATGCTCAGCGCCAGACAGCCCTCTTCAATGATAATTTCCAGCGCCGCATCCAGGATGTTCTTTCTAACCTGCTCTTTCTCCCTTGCAATCCTTTCTTTACTACCCATGATGAAAAATTTAAAACTGTCGTTTGATTTTCGAACAGTGTTCGGCAAATTTAGTGCGGAAATAACAAACAGACAATATTTTTTATTATTTCAGGTCGCCGGCAGGCTGCCGGTCCTGTGCATCATTATAGATAATTTTCCCGTTACGGATGGTATAGGCCACCTGATCAAAATACCGGCTGTCTGCATGGGGATCTGCTTTCAGTAAAACGATATCCGCGTCCATGCCTTTTGCGATACGGCCACTGTGTTGTTCCATCCCAAAACGTTTAGCCGGCGCCGTAGTCAGCGAACGGAGTATCTGATCAAAGCTCATCCCGGCTGAAGACAGAAAGGCAAATTCTTCAGCGGTATCATAATCGGAGATATAACCTACATCTGTACCGAAAAGCACTTCCCCGCCTGCTTTGGCGAAGGCGCCCAGCTGTTGCAGGGCTGTCTTCATCAGCGGGTTATCCTTGGCAGGAATGCCTTTTCGCTCCAGCTCCCACTTGTAGAGTTTTAGCGTAGGAGTAATGGCCACATGATGTTGCAACAGCTGATCTGTCTCTGCCTGGCTCCAGTTGCGGTAACCATCTGGTGCCACATGGGCCAGGATGTCCACATTGCCGGCAATGGCGAGGTTCATACCGGTATCGGAGGTAGGATGCGCAAAGACAGGTTTGTTAAACTTATGTGCGGTTTGAGTAGCAGCCTTGATGACATCCAGGGGCATCGGTACTACCTGATGACCGTCCGGAGAGGCGGACCATATCTTGATTCCATCAGCACCTGCGGCGATCTGTTGTTGTACAAATGCCTCGGCTTCTTTAGGATCACCGATCTCCGGGAGCTTCAGGGGCTTTATATAAAAAGGGCTGCCATTGGGAGGTGTAAAAGGGACACCTACTGTCAGGATAGCGGGACCGTTCACTTCACCGGATAGTACTCTCGCTTTCAGCGCCAGCAGATTAGGATAGTCCAGCGTAGCAATATCAAAGACATGCGTAAATCCATGACTATTGATCATGCTGTTCATTTGCCGGGTGAGTTGTGCTGCCGGCAGGCTGTTGGCCGGTTCCCATTTCGGTTCCATAAAATGTACATGACTG belongs to Chitinophaga sp. HK235 and includes:
- a CDS encoding ABC transporter permease translates to MIRNYFKIAVRNLWRNKGFSAINIFGLAIGLATCLLITLFIIDELSYDRSNKKADRIYRVNADFLLNGNAFRERYTPAQLGATMKKDFPGIENYVRLRGFGDRSILIKKGNETQMEKNAGFADSTIFDVFTLPLIAGDAKTALARPFTMVISKKMAMKYFGTTSAVGQILHVDNTDDYQVTGVMEDMPAASHMHFDFIKAMAGLPDSRNTSWMADNYDTYLLVRPDISEATINSYLKTLTQNYMDGPLRKMTGSSIAEVERSGGHFRYDVFPLTKIHLYSPFTNEVEPTGNIQYIYIFGVVAVFILLMACVNFMNLSTARSAGRSKEVGVRKVLGSQRRNLVTQFLTESVLTSMIALLFAIGLAWALLPYLNQVAGKTITVALLFNRWLLPGMLLTIVIVGLLAGSYPALFLSSFEPVKVLKGKLSTGFRGGWLRNSLLVFQFSTAVVLIVGTLVIYSQLNYIRNKKLGYSREQVVVLQNTQSLWVHAAAFKQEILQLPGVKAGTMADVLPVSSIMNTSIYSRDAAGSAGQVLGLFEWNVDADYINTLGMQIAKGRNFSPDMPSDSNALLVNETAARLLGFTDLENRFLYPNYDGYKPLKVIGIIRDFNSGSLRKKIPPIVMRLAHRPNCMAFRISTDNITALMSKVENKFHNMPGMDGQPFRYTFLDDDFNRLYQAEQRTGKIFVSFTCFAILISCLGLFGLVTYAVEQRTREISIRKVLGASVTGIVALLSKDFLKLVVVAIVVASPLAWFIMDRWLQDFAYRIHIGWWVFVITAVLAVLITILTICLQAIKAARANPAVTLR
- a CDS encoding TetR/AcrR family transcriptional regulator, whose translation is MRTRNAEKEELVKKMTVQMIVANGVEKFSVNSLAKACGISVATLYIYYKDKDDLIVQVAIEEGTRLIDAALKDFDPEQSFETGLRKQWKNRAGYLMANPLSTQFMEKLHMSSYAEKISAHLDGRITHIMKRFVENALARKEMKPMPIETWWSIAFGPLYSLLRFHHQGSFIAGKPFSLNEEILWQTFDAVIKALKP
- a CDS encoding MFS transporter, translating into MQTDTTKVPFTGYQKFVVFILAITQFTVILDFMVMSPLGDLLMKSMDLSPKQFGLAVSAYAFSAGASGLLTAGFADRFDRKKLLTFFYGGFILGTIFCGMAHTYPLLVAARIITGLFGGVISSISMAIITDLFDIHHRGRVMGFISMGFGASQVLGIPISLYFANHWGWQLPFLLVAGLALLVMVLIQVKLQPVTQHLLNQQKTSVFSHLIKTFVNKEYRIGFTCTALLSIGGFMMMPFGSAFAVNNLGMTQEQLPLLFMVSGITALILLPFVGKLSDRIDKFMVFAVAAVWMIFIALIYTNLGQTPLWLIILLNVLLMIGILSRTVPCNALTSAVPHMADRGAFMSINSSLQQIAGGIAATVAGFIVVQKNKHSPLEHYNTIGYLMTVLTLISIWMVYRVSELVKSRLRAVKA
- a CDS encoding DUF2938 domain-containing protein, coding for MEMIIKAILIGIGATIIMDLWAIFLKTFFNIPSLNFSFVGRWIGHFAKGKYMHKNIAIATPVPGETAIGWMAHYMIGITFSILLVLIWGEQWTVSPTIGPALIIGIGTTVAPFFLMQPGMGLGIAASKTPKPGVARMRSLMAHTVYGIGLYLAALLLTLIY
- a CDS encoding NAD(P)/FAD-dependent oxidoreductase, which gives rise to MITRRKFISQSGILLSLSALPGALVSFAPAGTKPETAVFDTIIIGGSYAGLSAALTLGRAFRKVLVIDSGQPCNKQAPASHNFLTQDGEKPAVILNKARQQVAAYKNVTFYDGLAISGSATSNGFVIQTQQGHQFTGKKLLLASGVKDVLPDIAGFSACWGTSIIHCPYCHGYEYGHQPTGIIANGDTAFELAQLVSNWSKQLTVFTHGKSTLTAEQLQRIQKNQISIVETTISQIEHQGGQLKALYLADGSRYPLQVAYTRPKAIQHADIHQQLGCELIPQGLIKVDASRRTSVPGVFACGDNSSFRSIATAVYSGSMAGFAINGELTGETF
- a CDS encoding TetR/AcrR family transcriptional regulator — translated: MGSKERIAREKEQVRKNILDAALEIIIEEGCLALSMRKIADRIEYAAATIYEYFANKDTILAELTGQGYTLLANAVKKAGASHTAAAEKVNAMWLAYWNFAFRHKELYKLMYGIQVSCPKPEGEIRNIDLPRQLFTAAITGLIPGSAASDEAVVNKYYALWATVHGLVSINIVNEKLGKEVNHKILEHAMAAIIHAKHK
- a CDS encoding amidohydrolase family protein, which translates into the protein MRTILSLILLTLPLYFYAQSVTDHDMALVGARIYTSPGVAPIENGIVIIKNGKIEAVGDAKRVKVPASVKVLDCKGLVMMAGFWNSHVHFMEPKWEPANSLPAAQLTRQMNSMINSHGFTHVFDIATLDYPNLLALKARVLSGEVNGPAILTVGVPFTPPNGSPFYIKPLKLPEIGDPKEAEAFVQQQIAAGADGIKIWSASPDGHQVVPMPLDVIKAATQTAHKFNKPVFAHPTSDTGMNLAIAGNVDILAHVAPDGYRNWSQAETDQLLQHHVAITPTLKLYKWELERKGIPAKDNPLMKTALQQLGAFAKAGGEVLFGTDVGYISDYDTAEEFAFLSSAGMSFDQILRSLTTAPAKRFGMEQHSGRIAKGMDADIVLLKADPHADSRYFDQVAYTIRNGKIIYNDAQDRQPAGDLK